One window of Nocardia nova SH22a genomic DNA carries:
- a CDS encoding Hsp70 family protein, with amino-acid sequence MSSVLGVSVGAGAIRVALPHPGNSAERFAATGFDVQTLPVGEQQSMDDVAAETVGAVLGSAPDIAATAIAYRSEQHARMLRSALARRQLTNYEMVPEVTAAREFLRATGELQGYRTVALYDLGASGLTVSVMDVATGQVSHRERTSDISGDYLDSLIREQQIASGRIEHPPTAAGLATLDGMCRQAKEQLSSTTAVAVPSEHGLVLLSQENFEALIMLAVESSARMTRDVITRSEQAVQAVFVIGGCARIPLIARILERWMGMPVQVPADPETVIVRGAALLARPARVATSAASAPAPVPGGSADDTVQLTPVWLVGNPPGKNRKLLRGKPGRTPAARRRELSVAGVAVGALVVVAALGIGLGWGQSAMRGDSQSNTSASTSAPPPVVRTPAPTTGPPIPEATNASVVAPTPEWQAGPVNTGPPPPPAPPMIMVPGLPPIVVPTIPPLFPPRQ; translated from the coding sequence ATGAGTTCGGTACTGGGAGTTTCGGTGGGGGCCGGCGCCATTCGCGTCGCGCTGCCGCATCCCGGTAATTCCGCCGAACGGTTCGCCGCCACCGGATTCGATGTCCAGACCCTGCCCGTCGGCGAACAGCAGTCGATGGACGATGTGGCCGCCGAAACCGTCGGGGCCGTGCTGGGTTCGGCGCCGGATATCGCCGCCACCGCCATCGCCTACCGCAGTGAACAGCACGCGCGCATGCTGCGATCGGCGCTCGCGCGCCGCCAGCTCACCAACTACGAGATGGTGCCGGAGGTCACGGCGGCGCGGGAGTTCCTGCGCGCCACCGGAGAACTGCAGGGGTACCGCACCGTCGCGCTCTACGACCTGGGCGCCTCAGGCCTCACGGTCAGTGTGATGGACGTCGCGACCGGTCAGGTGAGTCATCGCGAACGCACCAGCGATATCAGCGGTGACTATCTGGATTCGCTGATCCGCGAACAGCAGATCGCCTCCGGGCGCATCGAACATCCGCCGACCGCAGCGGGATTGGCGACCCTGGACGGGATGTGCCGACAGGCCAAGGAGCAACTGTCGAGCACCACCGCGGTGGCGGTGCCGTCGGAGCACGGCCTGGTCCTGCTGTCGCAGGAGAATTTCGAAGCGCTGATCATGCTGGCCGTGGAATCCTCGGCGCGGATGACCCGTGATGTCATCACGCGTTCCGAACAGGCCGTACAGGCGGTGTTCGTGATCGGCGGCTGCGCCCGGATTCCGCTGATCGCGCGGATTCTCGAACGCTGGATGGGGATGCCGGTCCAGGTGCCCGCCGATCCGGAGACGGTCATCGTGCGCGGTGCCGCCCTGCTCGCCCGCCCCGCCCGGGTGGCGACGTCCGCGGCCTCCGCCCCGGCGCCGGTACCCGGCGGATCGGCGGACGATACCGTGCAGCTCACGCCGGTATGGCTGGTCGGCAATCCGCCCGGGAAGAACCGGAAGTTGTTGCGCGGCAAGCCGGGCCGAACTCCCGCCGCCCGGCGTCGGGAACTGAGCGTCGCCGGTGTGGCGGTGGGCGCGCTGGTCGTGGTCGCCGCCCTCGGCATCGGCCTGGGCTGGGGCCAGTCGGCGATGCGCGGCGATTCCCAGAGCAACACCTCGGCCTCCACCTCGGCCCCGCCTCCGGTGGTGCGCACTCCGGCTCCGACCACGGGCCCGCCGATCCCCGAAGCCACCAATGCCTCGGTCGTGGCCCCGACCCCGGAATGGCAGGCCGGCCCGGTCAACACGGGCCCGCCGCCGCCTCCGGCCCCTCCGATGATCATGGTGCCGGGCCTGCCCCCCATCGTGGTCCCGACCATTCCGCCGCTGTTCCCCCCACGCCAGTAG
- a CDS encoding helix-turn-helix domain-containing protein: MSIREFAAHLGVHERLVSKWEAGGARVHPRPVNQAALDTSLARSDEVVRARFAAMIDESVERPEPEFEVRHHHSAHGKYSSDAELLALVDAGAMRGDALAEISERDLIMAAAHEASEHAGRAEASNVGASALEQLDADATRIAREYVHVPPVPMMVEMLRVRRRVYRLLEGHQKPADTSHLYLLAGTLSGLLANASTDLGHLDAAGEQARAAWAYAELCGHNGLRAWTRGMQALIEYWSERPRRAVMLAQNGQQYADSVTAQVRLHNIEARIWSKLGSSADAERCILAAEAARTGTGVCELHDETGGVFGFPEAKSHYYAGATYIHLGQAGPALTETQRTIDLYSGGPREQRSYGAEALARVDNAAAQLINGSLDGAGDALNPVLELSEDRRIAQLEERLTGLRRRIAGPQFRDAVEARQLDERIEEFCGTNAATGMLPANPPA, translated from the coding sequence ATGAGCATCCGGGAGTTCGCGGCCCATCTGGGCGTGCACGAACGGCTGGTCTCGAAATGGGAAGCCGGGGGTGCCAGAGTGCATCCGCGGCCGGTCAACCAGGCCGCGCTGGACACATCATTGGCCAGGTCCGACGAAGTCGTGCGGGCACGGTTCGCGGCGATGATCGACGAGTCCGTCGAGCGCCCCGAACCGGAATTCGAGGTGCGCCACCATCATTCGGCGCACGGTAAGTATTCGAGCGACGCGGAACTTTTGGCACTCGTAGACGCAGGTGCGATGAGAGGTGATGCGTTAGCCGAGATTTCGGAGAGGGATCTGATCATGGCGGCTGCCCACGAAGCCAGCGAGCACGCCGGTCGCGCCGAGGCCAGCAATGTCGGCGCCTCCGCGCTGGAACAGCTCGACGCCGATGCCACCCGCATCGCGCGAGAGTACGTCCACGTGCCGCCGGTTCCGATGATGGTCGAGATGCTGAGAGTGCGCCGGAGGGTGTACCGACTGCTCGAAGGCCACCAGAAGCCCGCGGACACAAGCCATTTGTATCTGCTGGCCGGAACGCTGTCGGGTCTGCTGGCCAACGCCAGCACCGATCTCGGACATCTCGACGCCGCGGGCGAACAGGCCCGCGCCGCCTGGGCCTACGCGGAGTTGTGCGGCCACAACGGATTACGCGCGTGGACCCGCGGCATGCAGGCATTGATCGAATACTGGTCCGAGCGGCCGCGGCGCGCGGTGATGCTGGCCCAGAACGGGCAGCAGTACGCGGACTCGGTGACGGCCCAGGTGCGTTTGCACAATATCGAGGCCCGCATCTGGTCCAAACTCGGTAGTTCCGCCGATGCCGAGCGCTGCATCCTCGCCGCCGAGGCCGCGCGGACGGGCACCGGAGTCTGCGAGTTGCACGACGAAACCGGCGGTGTCTTCGGCTTTCCCGAGGCCAAGAGTCACTACTACGCCGGGGCCACCTATATCCATCTCGGCCAGGCCGGGCCCGCACTCACCGAAACGCAGCGCACCATCGATCTGTACAGCGGCGGGCCACGCGAGCAGCGCTCCTACGGCGCCGAGGCGCTCGCCCGGGTCGACAATGCCGCGGCCCAGTTGATCAACGGCAGCCTCGACGGGGCCGGGGACGCGTTGAATCCGGTGCTGGAACTGTCCGAGGACAGGCGTATCGCCCAACTCGAGGAGCGGCTGACCGGATTACGCCGCCGCATCGCGGGCCCGCAATTCCGCGATGCGGTGGAGGCACGGCAGCTCGACGAGCGGATCGAGGAATTCTGCGGCACCAACGCGGCCACCGGCATGCTCCCGGCAAATCCGCCCGCTTGA
- a CDS encoding YdcF family protein: MRKRWIRATAGVTVALAVVVAALWPVYVRPRTDPLGPADAIVVLGGAHDGREELALRLAHDGYAPQVVFSDPYDHSPLINRICHGGYGFRVSCFDPDPRTTRGEGRELAARATAEGWRRVIVITFTPHISRARYVLGKCWGGEILMMDAAPHIGVARWAYQYLYQSAGYIRAAFENC, from the coding sequence GTGCGGAAACGGTGGATACGCGCGACGGCGGGAGTCACGGTGGCGCTGGCCGTCGTGGTGGCGGCGCTGTGGCCGGTGTACGTCCGGCCGCGGACCGATCCGCTGGGGCCGGCCGACGCGATCGTGGTGCTCGGCGGCGCCCACGACGGCCGGGAGGAGCTGGCGCTGCGGCTGGCGCACGACGGGTACGCACCGCAGGTCGTCTTCTCCGATCCCTACGACCATTCACCGCTGATCAACCGAATCTGCCACGGCGGCTACGGCTTTCGCGTCAGCTGCTTCGACCCCGATCCGCGCACCACCCGCGGCGAGGGCCGGGAACTCGCGGCCCGCGCCACCGCCGAGGGCTGGCGGCGGGTCATCGTGATCACCTTCACCCCGCACATCTCCCGGGCCCGGTATGTACTCGGAAAGTGCTGGGGCGGTGAGATTCTCATGATGGACGCCGCACCGCACATCGGCGTGGCGCGATGGGCGTACCAGTATCTCTACCAGTCGGCGGGATATATCAGAGCCGCCTTCGAGAACTGCTGA
- a CDS encoding pyridoxal phosphate-dependent aminotransferase yields the protein MDQVSPTSQSPQQPPRILEQSLKLQNVLYEIRGPVHAHAARLEAEGHRILKLNIGNPAPFGFDAPDVIMRDMIAALPYAQGYSESKGILSARRAIFTRYELVPGFPEFDVDDVYLGNGVSELITMTMQALLNSGDEVLIPAPDYPLWTAMTSLAGGTAVHYLCDESNGWQPDVADIESKITDKTKALLVINPNNPTGAVYSAEVLQQLVDLARKHQLLLLADEIYDKILYDDTKHISLATLAPDLLCLTFNGLSKAYRVAGYRSGWLVITGPKEHAAGFLEGIDLLASTRLCPNVPAQHAIQVALGGYQSIEDLILPGGRLLEQRDVAWEKLNMIPGVSCVKPKGALYAFPRLDPEVYEIHDDAKLVLDLLLQEKILMVQGTGFNWPHHDHLRIVTLPWARDLSVAIERFGNFLSSYRQ from the coding sequence ATTGATCAGGTGAGTCCTACCAGCCAGTCACCGCAGCAGCCCCCACGGATTCTGGAGCAGTCGCTCAAACTCCAGAACGTTCTCTACGAGATCCGCGGACCGGTACACGCACATGCGGCACGGCTGGAGGCCGAGGGGCATCGCATCCTCAAGCTCAACATCGGCAACCCGGCGCCGTTCGGCTTCGACGCGCCCGATGTGATCATGCGCGACATGATCGCCGCGCTGCCGTACGCGCAGGGCTATTCCGAATCCAAGGGCATCCTGTCCGCGCGGCGCGCGATCTTCACCCGCTACGAACTGGTCCCCGGGTTCCCGGAGTTCGACGTCGACGACGTCTATCTCGGCAACGGCGTGTCCGAACTGATCACCATGACCATGCAGGCCCTGCTGAACAGCGGTGACGAGGTACTGATCCCGGCGCCGGACTATCCACTGTGGACCGCGATGACCAGCCTCGCCGGCGGTACCGCGGTGCATTACCTGTGTGACGAGTCCAACGGCTGGCAGCCCGATGTGGCCGATATCGAATCCAAGATCACCGACAAGACCAAGGCCCTGCTGGTGATCAACCCGAACAACCCCACCGGTGCGGTGTACTCCGCGGAGGTACTGCAGCAACTGGTGGATCTGGCCCGCAAACATCAGCTGCTGCTGCTCGCCGACGAGATCTACGACAAGATCCTCTACGACGACACCAAGCACATCTCGCTGGCGACATTGGCGCCCGACCTGCTGTGTTTGACATTCAACGGCCTGTCCAAGGCGTATCGGGTCGCCGGTTACCGGTCCGGGTGGCTGGTGATCACCGGGCCCAAGGAGCACGCGGCCGGATTCCTCGAGGGGATCGACCTGCTGGCCTCCACCCGGCTGTGCCCGAATGTGCCCGCGCAACACGCGATTCAGGTGGCACTGGGCGGATATCAGAGCATCGAGGATCTGATCCTGCCCGGCGGGCGGCTGCTCGAACAGCGCGATGTGGCCTGGGAGAAGCTGAACATGATCCCCGGCGTCTCGTGTGTGAAGCCCAAGGGCGCGCTGTATGCCTTCCCGCGACTCGATCCCGAGGTCTACGAGATCCACGACGACGCGAAGCTGGTTCTCGACCTGCTGTTGCAGGAGAAGATCCTGATGGTGCAGGGCACCGGATTCAACTGGCCGCATCACGACCATCTGCGCATCGTCACGCTGCCGTGGGCTCGCGACCTGTCGGTGGCGATCGAGCGGTTCGGGAACTTCCTCTCCAGTTATCGGCAGTAA
- a CDS encoding purine-cytosine permease family protein, producing MVDVQSRPATAVAATRETLEDYTLRFAPRSYRKWSPAVVGVSALGGIAYLADFSIGANIGIANGTGNALLGIGIFAVIIMITGFPLAYYAARYNIDLDLITRGSGFGYYGSVITNLVFASFTFIFFATEGSIMAQGLNLGLHIPLWLGYLVSTLLIFPLVIYGMNTLAKLQVWTTPLWLVLMVLPFVFLLVRHPDSIDSFFAYGGKDGSGVSLSGALLAAGVCLSLIAQIAEQIDYLRFMPPKTPDNARKWWGWMLLAGPGWVIFGAIKQVVGLFLAVYLIANLPGAQNIANQPVHQFLEIYRDMVPSWLAMTLAVVLVVISQIKINVTNAYSGSLAWTNSFTRVTKTYPGRLVFLAVNLAIALVLMEANMFDFLNDILGFYANCGIAWIVTVATDITINKYVLKLSPKQPEFRRGMLYNFNPVGLVGFGLSAVLSIMTFFGVFGSALKPYSPIIAVVIALVATPLTAVLTKGKYYLRRDHDGIDLEMFDEHGNPSGETLTCHVTGLDFERPDMIASAVPGPEGEIQYISSLALSTDKSGDHVLPPR from the coding sequence GTGGTGGATGTGCAATCCCGTCCGGCGACCGCTGTCGCCGCGACGAGGGAAACCCTGGAGGACTACACGCTGCGCTTCGCACCGCGCAGCTACCGGAAATGGAGTCCCGCCGTCGTCGGCGTCTCCGCGCTGGGCGGTATCGCCTATCTGGCGGACTTCTCGATCGGCGCGAACATCGGTATCGCCAACGGCACCGGAAATGCGCTGCTGGGCATCGGGATATTCGCGGTGATCATCATGATCACCGGATTTCCGCTGGCCTACTATGCCGCGCGCTACAACATCGATCTGGATCTGATCACCCGCGGCAGCGGATTCGGGTACTACGGGTCGGTGATCACCAATCTGGTGTTCGCCTCGTTCACCTTCATCTTCTTCGCCACCGAGGGTTCGATCATGGCGCAGGGGTTGAATCTGGGCCTGCACATTCCGCTGTGGCTCGGCTATCTGGTCTCCACGCTGCTGATCTTCCCGCTGGTGATCTACGGAATGAACACACTGGCGAAACTGCAGGTCTGGACGACCCCGCTGTGGCTGGTGCTGATGGTGCTGCCGTTCGTCTTCCTGCTCGTACGGCATCCGGATTCGATCGATTCGTTCTTCGCCTATGGCGGTAAGGACGGCAGCGGGGTGAGCCTGTCCGGTGCGTTGCTCGCCGCGGGCGTGTGCCTGTCGCTGATCGCGCAGATCGCCGAGCAGATCGACTATCTGCGTTTCATGCCGCCGAAGACTCCGGACAATGCCCGTAAATGGTGGGGCTGGATGCTGCTGGCCGGTCCGGGATGGGTGATCTTCGGTGCGATCAAACAGGTCGTCGGACTGTTCCTGGCCGTCTATCTGATCGCGAATCTGCCCGGTGCGCAGAACATCGCCAATCAGCCGGTGCATCAGTTCCTGGAGATCTACCGGGATATGGTGCCGTCCTGGCTGGCGATGACCCTAGCGGTGGTGCTGGTGGTGATCTCGCAGATCAAAATCAATGTGACCAACGCCTATTCGGGTTCGCTGGCGTGGACCAACTCGTTCACCCGCGTCACCAAGACCTATCCGGGACGGCTGGTGTTCCTGGCCGTGAATCTGGCGATCGCACTGGTGCTGATGGAAGCGAACATGTTCGACTTCCTCAACGACATCCTCGGCTTCTACGCCAACTGCGGTATCGCCTGGATCGTCACCGTCGCAACGGATATCACGATCAACAAGTACGTGCTGAAGCTGTCGCCGAAGCAGCCCGAGTTCCGGCGCGGCATGCTCTACAACTTCAATCCGGTCGGACTCGTCGGATTCGGATTGTCGGCGGTGCTGTCGATCATGACGTTCTTCGGGGTCTTCGGCTCGGCGCTGAAACCGTATTCGCCGATCATCGCCGTGGTGATCGCATTGGTCGCGACGCCGCTGACCGCGGTGCTCACCAAGGGCAAGTACTACCTGCGCCGCGACCACGACGGAATCGACCTGGAGATGTTCGACGAGCACGGAAATCCGTCCGGTGAAACGCTCACCTGCCATGTCACCGGACTGGATTTCGAACGGCCCGACATGATCGCCTCGGCGGTCCCCGGACCGGAGGGCGAAATCCAGTACATCAGCTCACTGGCGCTGTCCACGGACAAATCGGGCGACCACGTGCTGCCGCCGCGATAA
- the dcd gene encoding dCTP deaminase, with product MLLSDRDIRAELAAGRLGLEPFDEKLVQPSSIDVRLDRMFRVFNNTRYTHIDPAQRQDELTSLVEPGDGEPFVLHPGEFVLGSTLEVCTLPDDLAGRLEGKSSLGRLGLLTHSTAGFIDPGFSGHITLELSNVANLPITLWPGMKIGQLCLFRLSSPSENPYGSAAAGSKYQGQRGPTPSRAYLNFPLPGDVVPPS from the coding sequence GTGCTGCTTTCCGATCGCGACATACGTGCCGAGCTCGCCGCCGGGCGACTCGGGCTGGAACCGTTCGACGAGAAATTGGTTCAGCCGTCGAGTATCGATGTGCGGCTGGATCGAATGTTCCGGGTGTTCAACAACACCCGGTACACCCATATCGATCCCGCCCAGCGGCAGGACGAACTCACCAGCCTGGTGGAACCGGGGGACGGGGAGCCGTTCGTCCTGCATCCGGGTGAATTCGTCCTCGGATCGACACTCGAGGTGTGCACGCTGCCCGATGATCTGGCCGGGCGGCTGGAAGGTAAATCGAGTCTGGGCCGATTGGGACTGCTGACCCATTCCACCGCCGGTTTCATCGATCCGGGTTTCAGCGGCCACATCACGCTGGAATTGTCGAATGTGGCCAATCTGCCGATCACGCTGTGGCCGGGGATGAAGATCGGCCAACTGTGCCTGTTCCGGCTCAGCAGCCCGTCGGAAAACCCGTACGGCAGCGCCGCGGCCGGATCCAAATACCAAGGTCAGCGCGGCCCCACGCCGTCGCGGGCCTATTTGAACTTTCCCCTGCCCGGCGACGTCGTGCCGCCGTCCTAG
- a CDS encoding fused (3R)-hydroxyacyl-ACP dehydratase subunits HadA/HadB has product MTETLGDVTELVGYRYRADDYYEVGREKIREYARAVQDFHPAHWDEEAAAELGYSGLITPTTFLSTAAMLANRKLFTKVIVGYEVYVQTDQVFEMYKPVRTGDRLISDVEISAARRVAGKDLLTITNTFVDTAGEVVQIMHTTVVGVTSDEVDAGIGGAIESVVMTGINSPSPDAPTGLFPAEPLVESSAHLSDVTRNRVPRTTIRFEDVTAGTELPVRTARVTRGDLVNYAGVSGDANPIHWNNEIAALAGLPDVIAHGMLTMGLGAGFVTGWAGDPGALIRYGVRLSNYTIVEADAAGEVEFTGRIKSVDPEARTATVIIIAKSAGRKIFGLATAEIRLA; this is encoded by the coding sequence ATGACGGAAACGCTGGGCGATGTCACCGAATTGGTGGGATACCGCTATCGAGCGGACGACTACTACGAGGTGGGTCGCGAGAAGATCCGCGAATACGCGCGCGCCGTACAGGATTTCCACCCGGCGCACTGGGACGAGGAGGCCGCCGCCGAACTCGGATATTCCGGTCTGATCACGCCGACGACCTTTCTGTCCACCGCGGCGATGCTCGCCAACCGCAAACTCTTCACGAAGGTCATCGTCGGCTACGAGGTCTACGTGCAGACCGATCAGGTCTTCGAGATGTACAAGCCCGTCCGCACCGGTGACAGGCTGATCAGCGATGTCGAGATCTCCGCGGCCCGGCGCGTCGCGGGCAAGGACCTGCTGACCATCACCAACACCTTCGTCGACACCGCGGGCGAGGTCGTGCAGATCATGCACACGACGGTCGTCGGAGTCACCAGCGACGAGGTGGACGCCGGAATCGGTGGCGCGATCGAGAGCGTGGTCATGACCGGGATCAACTCGCCCTCCCCGGACGCGCCCACCGGCCTGTTCCCCGCCGAACCGCTCGTCGAGAGCAGCGCCCACCTCTCGGATGTGACGCGGAACCGGGTGCCGCGCACGACGATCCGATTCGAGGACGTCACGGCCGGAACAGAGCTGCCGGTCCGCACCGCGCGCGTCACCCGCGGCGATCTCGTGAACTACGCCGGAGTCTCCGGTGATGCGAACCCCATCCACTGGAACAACGAAATCGCCGCACTCGCCGGACTCCCCGACGTGATCGCCCACGGCATGCTGACCATGGGCCTGGGCGCCGGATTCGTCACCGGCTGGGCGGGCGACCCCGGAGCCCTCATCCGATACGGCGTCCGCCTGTCGAACTACACCATCGTCGAGGCCGACGCCGCGGGCGAGGTGGAATTCACCGGCCGGATCAAATCCGTCGATCCCGAAGCCAGAACAGCCACCGTGATAATCATCGCGAAATCCGCGGGGCGCAAGATCTTCGGCCTGGCAACAGCCGAAATCCGCCTCGCCTGA
- a CDS encoding UDP-glucose dehydrogenase family protein, which yields MRLTVFGTGYLGATHAACMAELGHEVLGVDIDPGKVAKLSDGVVPFYEPGLEEVLRRNLDAGRLRFTTSYEEAAAHADAHFLGVGTPQKKGEYGADLKYVHAVADSLAPLLERPSVLIGKSTVPVGTAAELGRRMRERTRAEVEVAWNPEFLREGFAVRDTLRPDRLVLGVDEQRERADWVRDQVREIYADLIAAQVPFLLTDLATAELVKVSANAFLATKISFINAVSEVCEATGADVTVLADALGHDARIGRRFLNAGLGFGGGCLPKDIRAFMARAGELGADHAVAFLREVDNINMRRRTKVVDMAAKACGGSLLGANVAVLGAAFKPESDDVRDSPALNVAGMIQLHGAVVTVYDPKALENSRRVFPTLNYATSVTEACDRADVVLVLTEWAEFTALSPHDLEGVVRARSIIDGRNCLERGRWAGAGWAYAGLGTP from the coding sequence ATGCGTCTGACGGTATTCGGGACGGGATATCTGGGAGCCACCCATGCCGCCTGTATGGCCGAACTCGGTCACGAGGTACTCGGGGTCGATATCGACCCCGGCAAGGTGGCCAAATTGTCCGACGGGGTCGTGCCCTTCTACGAACCCGGACTGGAGGAGGTGCTGCGGCGCAATCTCGACGCCGGACGGCTGCGCTTCACCACCTCCTACGAGGAAGCTGCCGCGCACGCCGACGCCCACTTCCTCGGCGTCGGAACGCCGCAGAAGAAGGGCGAATACGGCGCGGATCTGAAATATGTGCACGCGGTGGCGGATTCGCTGGCGCCGCTGCTGGAACGGCCGTCCGTGCTGATCGGCAAGTCCACCGTGCCGGTCGGGACCGCGGCCGAACTGGGCCGCAGGATGCGGGAGCGGACGCGCGCCGAGGTCGAGGTGGCGTGGAATCCGGAATTCCTCCGGGAGGGTTTCGCGGTCCGCGACACGCTGCGGCCGGACCGGCTGGTGCTCGGCGTCGACGAACAGCGGGAGCGGGCCGACTGGGTGCGCGACCAGGTGCGCGAGATCTACGCCGATCTGATCGCCGCGCAGGTTCCCTTCCTGCTCACCGATCTGGCCACCGCGGAACTGGTCAAGGTCTCGGCCAACGCCTTTCTGGCCACCAAGATCTCGTTCATCAACGCGGTGTCGGAGGTCTGTGAGGCCACCGGCGCGGATGTGACGGTCCTGGCCGACGCCCTCGGCCACGATGCCCGGATCGGCCGCCGCTTCCTCAATGCCGGACTGGGATTCGGCGGCGGCTGCCTGCCCAAGGACATTCGCGCCTTCATGGCGCGCGCGGGTGAACTCGGCGCCGATCACGCGGTCGCCTTCCTGCGTGAGGTCGACAACATCAATATGCGGCGGCGCACCAAGGTGGTCGACATGGCCGCCAAGGCCTGCGGCGGCTCACTGCTGGGCGCCAATGTCGCGGTGCTGGGCGCGGCCTTCAAACCCGAATCCGACGATGTGCGCGATTCCCCCGCCCTGAACGTGGCCGGGATGATCCAGCTGCACGGTGCGGTGGTCACCGTGTACGACCCGAAGGCGCTGGAGAATTCCCGCCGGGTCTTCCCGACCCTGAACTACGCGACCTCGGTCACGGAGGCCTGTGATCGTGCCGATGTCGTGCTGGTCCTGACCGAATGGGCCGAGTTCACCGCCCTGTCACCGCACGATCTGGAGGGCGTGGTCCGGGCCCGTTCGATCATCGACGGACGCAACTGTCTCGAGCGTGGCCGCTGGGCCGGTGCGGGATGGGCGTATGCGGGACTCGGCACGCCGTAG